Genomic segment of Arachis hypogaea cultivar Tifrunner chromosome 11, arahy.Tifrunner.gnm2.J5K5, whole genome shotgun sequence:
TTGTTTTATTCCAATGGTCTCTAATCTGTGCAACTGTGTCGCTGATGAGGGTGAGAGAGGCGACGATTGAATCACCTTAAAAGGTTTATCTTCAATATAAATtggataatattttttctatgtCCTGCCAAAATCTATTGTAAACTATTACCTTGTAACAATCTATATAAATCAACTAGATAGAATTTTGACTCtaatatttaaactaatttttatcaTGACTACAAGTAATCAATAATCTGAATCCAAATTGAGTTTTGATTTTTCTTGGCATGATactacaataaaaatatttatttaatcacACTTTTTTAagctatatttaaaaaatataatctatTTACGTTTTTtcgtattattattttataaaaaagtaaaaaatataattataccattacttaaaaaatatctctttaaatattataaatataaatattacttATAAAGCGTAGTCTTATTTAAAATTCTTAATATCTAATTATCTATAGTTGCACTTTTTTTACCAAAGAGTACATTTTAAAGAATAACCTTTTCCTTATGTTTTGGGTGCTCTTTAAAAATGTTGCCTAATATAAAAGCACCAAATAAGACAATAAATCAGAAAGCGGAAGCACggcaagaagaagagaggagaggggaaGGAAGGAAAGAAAGGACGACGCCGGCTAGGGCTTCGCTGTCGTCGTCGAGCGCCAGTGACAGAGAGCTCGAGGAAGAGAGAAAACGCGatggaagagagaagaagggggTGCTCCGTCGCCGCTGAAGCTCCACCGCCACTGCTAGGGGTTGCTGTGCCGCCGCGAAGGAGCTCGAAGGGAGTACTCTCTGTCACCAGGTAACCATTCTCTGTTCTGTATCCTCTCTTTCTCGCTCATTCTCTAAGTCGCTCCCACTTTTCAGTTCGAAGGTGTGTATGGTTTTGATAGTGATGATGAACTGCAATGGCTAATTGAGATAGAGAAGGTATatattaattttcaattggttctGTGAATTTTTGGGAGTTTTGGGTTCTAATTTTAGGTTTTCTAATTTTCTAATTAGTTGTTGTTCTTATATTGTTCCATGTTTTTACTATCGTAATTTTGGCGTCAAGCAAAGGATAGATTAAATGGACTTTTCATCTTATTTCCCCAAATAATAAAGGGGTCTACTCTGCTCTCTAATTGATCTCATTGTAGTTGATTGGTGTCATTTCAGGCCACAAGCAGAACTAGATCGCTATTTGGAAGCTTCACAAATTAGGGAGAGAGCAGTTGACAGGATTAATAATGTTATTGGAACGTATGAATCAATTGTTTGTACCTTATATTTCTTCAGGGTTTTATTGTTAGATCATTTCTCTTGGTATATAGCTTCAATCTATTGTGCTTTATTGATTATAatcctttttctcttttaatttgtgTAGTTCCCATTTCTTCCAGATACAACGATTTGAGGCTCAGAATATTTTCTAAACACCCAGATTTGTTCCCTGAAGAGGTGAGTATCATTCACTGGAAGAGATCAGACTTTTAAAGAAAGTACTGATGTTTCAGAGGAAGTGGTATTCTCTTTCTCCTTACCACTGAatcaaaattcttatttcttaattaattggTGGATTCCTTATTGCGTGCAATGATGGTATTAGGGGTAGTGCTAATTTTACTACCTCCTTCTTCAAATGTCAATGCAGTTTGAGCATTTTGATGATTTCACTGTAGCTTCTTCATGGGAAAGGTTTGTTTATCTTTCGAGCCCTCTTCGTTCAAATTTGCATGAAATCTCAATTACAAGAACACTTTATAGCATTACTGTAAGAGAAATGGTTCTTTGTGTTGAAATGATGCTACTCTACTGTCATGATAACATTATTCTTTTATGTtacttaataaatttattttgtagGTTCATTTCTAAAATTGAGGCAATTTGTCGTCTCTGGATGGCTGATGGTCCTAATAATTTATTGGTATGCTTAGTTAATTTCATGTTTCAGGATTTGAATTTAAGAAATaactttctttttaaataaattatgtttgatttgGATTATCTTGTGGTAAATACAGTTTGTTTAGTTGCTGCTAGTATGAATATTGAAATCTCGTGGTAAGATATTATCAGTTTAGTATACCAAGTGTGTTTTCCTATTCTTTACTGTTTTCTATTAATGGAATTTTGCTGTTTTCTTTGATTCTAGGAAAAAGGTGCAATTCCCTTGGAGAATTTCAAAAACTCATACAAGATCAAATCTGAACTGCAATATGAGGTGAAAAGTTATTGCATGGAGTactattttgaaataaaaactgGTGCTAATTTTGACTATCTTTTTTGTTTGCAAATGTTTGGTTGGTTTTGAGGActtgtttttgtttatttgttttgccTTCTGGGTGATGCAGGCAAATCGTTTGACTGGAATTTTACTTTTCATGATCTGCAGTTATGTTTTGGTGTAAAGGAATTTTTGGTATGGTTTAACACTCTAATTTTTCATTGGAAGATTAATGTTTTCACTGAGTAACTGCTTGCTTGTCTTGTATATCGCTAGCTCATTGCTCCTCAAAGTGCAAGTGGTGTAGTTCTTGATGCACCAGAGGCTAGCAGGCTGTTGAGTGCTGTTGCAATTGCTTTGTCAAATAGTTCAAGAGACTATGGTGGGTTTCTTTTCCCTCTAATTGCTCAAGATCTCTTCACTTGTCTATCTTAAATGAAGTGATCTGACTTTTTAACTTGCTTCTAACTTTATACCCATGTCAAATGGGAAGCAGCCCAGTATTTCTTTCTACACTCCATGTGATGGAATATATCTTTCTAGCTAGAACGAGTTCTTATGGATTTTGTGCTGGAGTTGTAGATTTTCTGTTCTTGGTATTAGAtttctttgttttctcttttcaaaTAGGATATCATGCAAAGCTTATTTTTGTGTTTATAATGTAACTGTTTAGGATGCTGGTTTCAATCGTAATCATTCCAGTGAAGTTTCTTCTCCAGTTGCTGGGCACCTTCCAGGTTATATGGACTATCAAGTAGGAATGAGACCACAGATCTCTGTTGAGAGAAAATGGGCCCTCGGGCTTCAGGTGCAGTGTTTTACTTGGCTATTTAGTAGCATTTACACAACTGGATTTAGTGATATGCAGTTTCTATTTTGCTTGTTTTATTCAATTGATGCcatcaataaataataaattaatgatGATTTCTTGCTGTTAGAGGAAATAATAGTTTTATCAATGTCTGTGATTGTCTAACTGGTTCCAGATCTCTGGTTAGTTTAGGGAATTAGAATTGTTGATTAAACGTGTTCCTTATACAATTCATTGCTTGTTGTCTTTATCGTGTTTAGTTATGCAATGTTATCAGTTTTAAAGGTATATAAAGACAATACAAAATTTGTTTATGGTGATGATCAATCACTTTAATTCTATATATGCTCACATGACTTTAATTCAGAAAACAACTCCAATAGAGGTTGCACTGCAATTGGATATCAATGTCCCTTGTCTTGATAGAATTGCTTTTTTCGatgatatttttctctttttagtaTCGTTAGCTTCTCTGGGtatgatttttttaatgcaaattctGAATCTCTTAATGCACATTGCTTAGGTTTTTCAATGCGTATATAATTTGGTTTTGCTAGATTCAGAAAGTTTTCTCGTGACATTCTAAATTATTGGTAATGTCCTAACCTACTTCAGCATTTAAGTCTTGACTATTAATTGTAGTACTACACTGAGTTATTAACCTTAATTCTATTACACTCTTCAATGTTGTTGCCGTAACTGTGcctttctttctttgattttcacATATGAATAGTATGTTAATATTGTTTAGCTTTGAAGATTGAAACTCTGAGCGATTCCTAATTTTGTTTGTATCACTGCTGCAGGCCATGCAATTGCTGCAGCTGCAATTGTCTTCCCTCCATCAATCAaaatggaggaggaggaggaggaggagctgTTTCAGATCAGAGTGCTGTAAATGGAGGAGGAGCTGTTTCAGTTGCTCTTGTCCTCAATCAAAATGCTGCCAAGGTAGAGACGACTTCGGAAACTGCTGCGTTCTCCCAAAATCCTGCACTTGTTCTTGCCCCAGTTCTCCCAAGGTATGCCCTTGTTACCGTTGTACAAAGTTCTTTTGGAGAAGTGCTTTCTGCAGTTTCTGTTGTTAgtatttcaaattatattatattacttgctcaatttgcaattctgatatagttagaatataaataattatgtttgCTAAAATTTAGTGCTCATTTATTTTAACGCCTTTGTCAAGTTTGTCAATGTTGCTGATTAGTATCTGTCTTTTGCTTCACTCCTTATCATGCTTTCAAATTAAGGAATTAAGTTGCATaggcttctattttattttctctattttcagTTTCTATTTGGCGCAAAAGTGCATGGTGTTGCTCTGTATTTGTACAACATTTGTTTTCTGCAATTGATTTTACACTGCCTAAGTTCCAGAATTCATGACTTTGATTTAAGAACCCTTGTGTTTTGGTACAAAATGACACACTTCTTTATGCTTAGTGTCCTCTTATTGTTTTCAGATAAATAGCAATGAGTATATTTGGTCGAAGGCTAATCCTAAAGAGACAAAGGAAGAACTAATTGATAGAGGGTCTAAGTTCTTGGACTAGTATATTTCTGTTCAAGAAAACCTTTGTTGCTAATTCTTTACATTATATAAAGAGCAGTGTATTATAGATGTGCTAAGGAGTAACTCTATTTATTTTGTAAAAGCTAATTTAATTttacttatcttttttttttattttaatgtgagatgtataaatattcaaaattatgATCATCCCAATACttttagttcattataaatatatttgtttaaggataatttttattatttgaagaatattatatagtattattgtgtactttatttttattttataatatttgactaatttaattaaaaatgcaagattatatatataattatattactaaatattaggttatagaaaaaattattagaatatatatatatatatatatatatatatatatatatatatatatatattgggaaAAAAAAACGAGGGACCGAAGgttacacttatatagagtagttatggtatacaatgtggttacgctttacaggtgatgcagtagTAAGGATAAGTGTAGCTTATTCTGGTAAGCATGGAAGTTGAAAAGCGTAGTCTTTGGTACTTGAAAAGTGCATTCTATTCCCAAACACCAAAAGTGTAGCATTCTATTCCCAAACACCAAAAGTGTAGCGTTAGGTATAGAAAAgcatagcctttgagaatagacaATGGTCGAATAGGCATCTCTCACTAAAACGTCTCCATACCTGACAAGCGTAACCTTTGTTTAAGgcatcgtttttttttttttttcacttttagctaCAATTTCTAAGTGTACCTGAATAGGTATTTTTCTAGTAGAATTAAAATAGTGAGCAGTAAAATCTAAGAAAGAATTTTAAATGATTTCATATAAGGTTtctatcaaatataaaattatatattatatcaagCTAACAACAGATCTTCATATTTAGGAAGTCTGTCTCACTAGCTTGCATTACATGACATAATATCTCATAAGAACAGAGATAATTAACTATAGTGCAAACAAAATATCAAGAATTTTAAGGATAGCCCTAgtaagtaatctgaattctcattCAAAATTGGTGAGCAAGTATTACATACTCGCATCATAATTGTATGATAGTCATGGCAGTATACCTACATTCACTGAGGCAAATTCACAAACATGTTCTACTCATGGTTCACTATATCTCAGACAAATTATACCGAATTCAAAGACTAATCCTTTTTTTTCTCACTTGACCAAAATTAACCACATAAAATTGCATACTAAATTTTTCACTCCGTGTATTATATGCCAATTTCTCTTCAAATAAGATTCAATACTTTATtgaacaaaaattataattttactcttaggAACAACATAACCATGTCCTCCATATacataaatgaataaattaataaaaaggtTTCCCTAATGAGAAGCTGCCAAATTAGCTTAAGCACCAAGATATTACCTATCACTACTAGTTAATGCATGTCATACATAGAATCAAACATAGTATAGAGATTCAATTTTTCAAGTTTGACTACTAGACgaaaataaacaacaataaaatgaaataacgaaaatagtaaaaaataaaaatatatacttgTCAACTTCACCAGAGGACTGTTGTTGTTTATGTCGTAGAAGAAGTTACCAAAAGAGGCGATTGTGAGAAAAGAACAACATAATGACAAGCAACGGCGGATCTGGACATTGATGCGATTTGTGATAAATGAATAGAAGAGGTGGCAAGACCAGAGGAGGCAACAGTGAACTAGACGGCGATGTGATGAATGACAACAATGGCAAGCTTACTCTACCTCTGATCTCAAACACTACACTACAATGGTTCTAGAGTTTCAGATCTcactttttcttcaattctaaattTGTTTGGACAAgtttttgtttaaattaaaatttatttggatttaattataataatttagggTATAAACATTTGTTTGGAAGATTGGACTtgagacttttaaattttaagtaataataattaatggAGTTTTATATT
This window contains:
- the LOC112722382 gene encoding uncharacterized protein isoform X1 — encoded protein: MEERRRGCSVAAEAPPPLLGVAVPPRRSSKGVLSVTRPQAELDRYLEASQIRERAVDRINNVIGTYNDLRLRIFSKHPDLFPEEFEHFDDFTVASSWERFISKIEAICRLWMADGPNNLLEKGAIPLENFKNSYKIKSELQYEVKSYCMEYYFEIKTGKSFDWNFTFHDLQLCFGVKEFLLIAPQSASGVVLDAPEASRLLSAVAIALSNSSRDYGCWFQS
- the LOC112722382 gene encoding uncharacterized protein isoform X2, whose product is MEERRRGCSVAAEAPPPLLGVAVPPRRSSKGVLSVTRPQAELDRYLEASQIRERAVDRINNVIGTYNDLRLRIFSKHPDLFPEEFEHFDDFTVASSWERFISKIEAICRLWMADGPNNLLEKGAIPLENFKNSYKIKSELQYEANRLTGILLFMICSYVLV